Proteins from a genomic interval of Liolophura sinensis isolate JHLJ2023 chromosome 3, CUHK_Ljap_v2, whole genome shotgun sequence:
- the LOC135463639 gene encoding uncharacterized protein LOC135463639 isoform X1 yields MGVLCSKLISCLIIAIICLFDFARTLHSCNVTLEYWDPAVNQCSGCSRICDYGHQNDMMCQKNCQDYLAHLRNRTVTVTTTDTPMTSATDSQMNYLIIGLAVLLLIAFFCLLVIAYCKRGKIRNWIKSKTLTTRGPIDQPTDGAGEPMHGVTVDVEHQQAEFHRVHDAD; encoded by the exons ATGGGAGTTCTGTGTTCCAAGCTGATCTCCTGCCTTATCATAGCTATTATCTGTCTTTTTGATTTTGCACGAACACTTCATTCATGTAATGTTACCCTAGAATACTGGGATCCTGCCGTGAATCAGTGTTCAGGATGCTCAAGAATATGCGATTATGGACATCAAAATGACATGATGTGTCAGAAGAATTGTCAGG ATTACTTGGCACATTTACGCAACAGAACTGTTACAGTTACCACAACAGATACTCCCATGACTTCAGCAACGGATTCGCAGATGAATTATCTTATTATTGGGCTGGCTGTTTTATTGCTGATAGCTTTTTTCTGTCTACTAGTTATTGCTTACTGTAAACGAGGAAAAATACGCAATTGGATAAAAAGTAAGACTCTGACAACCAGGGGCCCCATCGACCAGCCAACAGACGGAGCAG GGGAGCCAATGCATGGTGTGACTGTAGACGTAGAGCACCAGCAG
- the LOC135463639 gene encoding uncharacterized protein LOC135463639 isoform X2 — protein MMCQKNCQDYLAHLRNRTVTVTTTDTPMTSATDSQMNYLIIGLAVLLLIAFFCLLVIAYCKRGKIRNWIKSKTLTTRGPIDQPTDGAGEPMHGVTVDVEHQQAEFHRVHDAD, from the exons ATGATGTGTCAGAAGAATTGTCAGG ATTACTTGGCACATTTACGCAACAGAACTGTTACAGTTACCACAACAGATACTCCCATGACTTCAGCAACGGATTCGCAGATGAATTATCTTATTATTGGGCTGGCTGTTTTATTGCTGATAGCTTTTTTCTGTCTACTAGTTATTGCTTACTGTAAACGAGGAAAAATACGCAATTGGATAAAAAGTAAGACTCTGACAACCAGGGGCCCCATCGACCAGCCAACAGACGGAGCAG GGGAGCCAATGCATGGTGTGACTGTAGACGTAGAGCACCAGCAG
- the LOC135464049 gene encoding uncharacterized protein LOC135464049, with protein MSPIIPFLQPMTPFLQPMLPFPQPMIPIPQPMIPFPQPIIPFLQPMTPFLQPMLPFPQPMIPFSLPMIPFLQPTIPFPQPMLPFPQPMLPFPQPMIPFPQPMIPFPQPMIPFPQPMIPFPQPMIPFPTAYDTFPTAYETFPTAHASFIISHFRLNNGLLLFKNISVISY; from the exons ATGTCG CCTATAATACCTTTCCTACAGCCTATGACACCTTTTCTACAGCCTATGCTACCTTTCCCACAGCCTATGATACCTATCCCACAGCCTATGATACCTTTCCCACAGCCTATAATACCTTTCCTACAGCCTATGACACCTTTCCTACAGCCTATGCTACCTTTCCCACAACCTATGATACCTTTCTCACTACCTATGATACCTTTCCTACAGCCTACGATACCTTTCCCACAGCCTATGCTACCTTTCCCACAACCTATGCTACCTTTCCCACAGCCTATGATACCTTTCCCACAGCCTATGATACCTTTCCCACAGCCTATGATACCTTTCCCACAGCCCATGATACCTTTTCCACAGCCTATGATACCTTTTCCCACAGCCTATGATACCTTTCCCACAGCCTATGAAACCTTTCCTACAGCCCATGCTAGCTTTATTATATCCCATTTTCGCTTGAATAACGGCTTATTATTGTTTAAAAACATATCGGTTATATCATATTAA
- the LOC135464113 gene encoding cartilage acidic protein 1-like has protein sequence MFKRLNWLDDIDTLQRNYGVAVSDVDADGTGDFEWIVAGFAGANFVLKFNTSSGKLDNIAKVGTPYTELRDVEGKAIGVCACDIDGDGREEIYFLNTNRAYAGRSSYGDKLFKWRDRKYVDLFSDPLNSEIDAKDFAGRSVACIDRLGTGKYSIIIATYSQGGTGKFALIEMDVAHPENNAEDGYIILKNVAMDAGIEKATGGRGIVVGPILSTDGRSDIFFNNEGNPRLKNPGSNFLFKNLGNGSFIDVANQVGLRDEEENGRGVYLSDFNKDGRIDVVHGNWEGKHRVFLQKEENGKIKFENVATSEFETPSLIRTVISADFDNDGHLEIFMNNIYAQNNPQPNRLFRVTSHGPEGLPDIEQMAIGDAVETDGCGTGAAVADIDRDGNLDLLVSHGEDRAQPLQIYGVVNTNSNHWIRVLPRTKFTAPARGAKVSVTNSVAETQTVIIDCGSGYLCQMEPVAHFGLSDTSAVHLTVQWPDGRSVRQKLSEADCNRLHVIDHPDYVISSTLNSSPTGKNDSSNKNKTAFHEEL, from the coding sequence ATGTTTAAACGCCTGAATTGGTTGGATGACATTGACACGTTGCAGAGAAACTACGGCGTGGCGGTGTCGGATGTTGACGCTGATGGCACGGGGGATTTTGAATGGATCGTAGCCGGTTTTGCTGGAGCAAATTTCGTTCTCAAGTTCAACACCTCATCAGGAAAGCTTGACAACATCGCCAAAGTCGGTACCCCGTACACAGAGCTGCGTGACGTGGAAGGGAAAGCCATTGGGGTGTGTGCCTGTGATATCGATGGCGATGGTAGAGAAGAGATCTACTTTCTAAACACGAACCGAGCGTACGCTGGAAGATCAAGTTATGGTGACAAACTATTCAAGTGGAGAGATAGGAAATACGTGGACTTATTCTCAGATCCTCTGAACAGTGAAATAGATGCTAAAGACTTTGCCGGGCGATCCGTAGCTTGCATCGATAGACTTGGCACAGGAAAATACTCCATTATAATAGCTACCTATTCGCAAGGCGGCACGGGAAAGTTTGCTCTGATTGAAATGGATGTTGCACATCCAGAAAATAATGCTGAAGATGGGTATATTATATTGAAAAATGTTGCTATGGACGCTGGGATTGAAAAAGCTACTGGTGGGCGGGGTATTGTTGTGGGGCCAATACTGAGCACCGATGGTAGAAGTGATATTTTCTTTAATAACGAAGGAAATCCCAGGTTGAAAAACCCAGGAAGTAATTTCCTTTTTAAAAATCTTGGAAATGGCTCCTTCATAGATGTAGCTAATCAGGTTGGTTTAAGGGATGAGGAAGAAAATGGTAGAGGTGTTTACTTGTCAGATTTCAACAAAGATGGTCGAATTGATGTTGTACATGGAAATTGGGAAGGCAAGCATAGAGTTTTCTtacagaaagaagaaaatggtaaaataaagtttgaaaatgtaGCAACGTCAGAGTTTGAGACTCCTTCACTAATTAGAACTGTGATATCAGCCGATTTTGACAACGATGGCCATCTggaaatatttatgaacaatATTTACGCACAGAATAATCCTCAACCGAATCGCTTATTCCGTGTAACGTCACATGGTCCCGAGGGTCTGCCAGACATTGAGCAGATGGCGATAGGAGATGCCGTGGAAACAGACGGCTGTGGAACAGGGGCTGCCGTGGCAGACATTGATAGAGATGGAAACCTTGATTTGCTTGTTTCACATGGAGAAGATCGTGCTCAGCCTCTCCAAATTTATGGAGTGGTAAACACAAACAGCAACCATTGGATAAGAGTTCTCCCCAGGACCAAATTTACAGCACCAGCCAGAGGGGCCAAAGTGTCTGTGACCAACTCTGTGGCAGAGACGCAGACAGTCATCATTGATTGTGGCTCAGGCTACTTGTGTCAGATGGAGCCTGTAGCTCATTTTGGTTTGTCGGACACGTCTGCTGTCCACCTCACTGTTCAGTGGCCAGACGGGAGAAGTGTTAGGCAGAAATTAAGTGAAGCAGACTGTAACAGACTTCATGTGATAGACCACCCTGATTATGTGATATCCTCAACACTGAACAGTTCCCCTACTGGGAAAAACGACAgctcaaacaaaaataagactGCATTTCATGAGGAGTTATGA